ttattcttttaagaaagacattttaaaaattatatatgaatgATATGAGTATATATGattgcaaaataaattaaacatattGATAATACGAATAACTGCTGAANNNNNNNNNNNNNNNNNNNNNNNNNNNNNNNNNNNNNNNNNNNNNNNNNNNNNNNNNNNNNNNNNNNNNNNNNNNNNNNNNNNNNNNNNNNNNNNNNNNNNNNNNNNNNNNNNNNNNNNNNNNNNNNNNNNNNNNNNNNNNNNNNNNNNNNNNNNNNNNNNNNNNNNNNNNNNNNNNNNNNNNNNNNNNNNNNNNNNNNNNNNNNNNNNNNNNNNNNNNNNNNNNNNNNNNNNNNNNNNNNNNNNNNNNNNNNNNNNNNNNNNNNNNNNNNNNNNNNNNNNNNNNNNNNNNNNNNNNNNNNNNNNNNNNNNNNNNNNNNNNNNNNNNNNNNNNNNNNNNNNNNNNNNNNNNNNNNNNNNNNNNNNNNNNNNNNNNNNNNNNNNNNNNNNNNNNNNNNNNNNNNNNNNNNNNNNNNNNNNNNNNNNNNNNNNNNNNNNNNNNNNNNNNNNNNNNNNNNNNNNNNNNNNNNNNNNNNNNNNNNNNNNNNNNNNNNNNNNNNNNNNNNNNNNNNNNNNNNNNNNNNNNNNNNNNNNNNNNNNNNNNNNNNNNNNNNNNNNNNNNNNNNNNNNNNNNNNNNNNNNNNNNNNNNNNNNNNNNNNNNNNNNNNNNNNNNNNNNNNNNNNNNNNNNNNNNNNNNNNNNNNNNNNNNACGAAGTATTAAGGATTTCAGGTTGGATTGGTCGCAATGGAATTGGATTGGATTAGATTAGATTAGATGATCGGCTTAACGTGTCAGTCAACGTATACTCTTATAAATGTGTATATTTAATTGGTACATACAAAAGATAGATATATTGTTTTAAGTCTTGTACAGCAAGATATGTCCCTTACTTTTGACTTGTTCTCTATAATTTTGTAACTTAATTCACTCTAACGACGTAACAGTGTTATGACTAAGGTTGGGGAGTTacattatctttatttttattccctaaaaaatttacttttattttattacttgtaACAaacatttttatgtatttttttcttttgtaaaaaccatctttattttttttgctaTCCAAATATTCccaatcaaaatataataataattaatttcttaataaCTATGACCAATTTAACCAACTTCaactaattatttaaagaaatatatatatttttatttagataattttttttctttcatttttgacataatctagataaaattttaattcaaattccagataaaattttaattcaaattcaataatattcattttgataagAATAAcatgattttcaaaaaacacTGTTAAAAGTATCAAAGAAAAGTCTAAATCACAAAATTGAGTcaaaatatacacataaaaattttcaataatttaaactttaaaaaataaattaagctGAAGATAGTTTGTTCCTAGAATGGTGCTACAGATATATAATCATCACatgaaattttctatttatttttttttggtgaGCATTAAAACCTCAACAATTTAGAAGAAAACAAACTAGAAATTAGAAAACCTAATTGTTGAATGAaaagaacaaataaaattataagtatTTCAAGTTTTGTTAAATATCGGTACATAAATACAGAATAAATTCAACTCaaagttattaaatataaaaaaatgatatcataTTAAATGATTGAATGTTGAATATCTAATAAAACTGAGTATAGAAAAATTTTATATGTACTTTGTTCTTTGTTCCGACCAATCTAATGTTCTTTGTTCTATGACTAGTAGTCGTAGTTTCTCTGCCGGCGAAGTAAAACATGCTCAGATTCCGATTCATCCAAAATTTGAGGCACCGTCGTAACTGTTCTTAAAACTGAAAAAGCCCATTGAAAGAAAATCGAAGTTGGTTATCCGAGATGGTGAAAATAATTTCATCGTCAGACTCGCCACTATCAGACGATGACGATGAAATAGTTTCATCATCCTCGAAAATAAAAGGATGTTTCAAAAGCATTTCAGCATTCCATCTTTTTAAATGATCCTTAACAAAACACTTTTCAAGAAAATCTTTTCCTTCATCTGATAATTCATTCGGAATCAACGGCAATTCTTCTCCAATCCCAATTCGAACAAACAACGACCAAATATTATCATTATCACCCACATTCCATGCTGATTTTCCGGTAACCATCTCAACGACGGTGCAGCCAAGTGCCCAGATATCAGTCGGAGACTCATACACATTATCGTTCACTGATTCTGGTGACATAAACATAGGAGTTCCTCTGCACTCCCAGTTTTCACAAAGTTTTAATCCTTTCGCTTTTGAAAGACCAAAATCCGAAATTTTAATGTTGTCATCGTCGAATACAAGAATGTTTTGTAGCTTCAAGTCGCAATGAACAAAACCATTTTCGTGAATGTGTTTAAGTCCTTTGACAATAGACTTGGTGTAACGGCGAACGAGAGTTTCGGGGAACTTACCGCCGTGATTCTTGAGCTGATCGGAGAGTGTTCCACCGGCGGCATACtctagaaaaatattataaaattttacgcCGTTTTCAAGAGTTTGATCGTGGCCAAAACACTTGACAATAAATGGGGAAGATCCTAAACGATCGAGTATATGTTTCTCGTTTAGGAGATAATAAGAATTGTAAGCATAAGCGGATTTGACGGCGGTAAGAGACGGAAAGTTAACGGAGTGTTGTGTGTGTATAGCTAAGTCGACGGTGGCAAAGGTTCCACTGCCTAGTGAGGGACCGCGAACCCAGTTCATCTTTTGTGTTTATTACTTTCTCAGTAACCCACTTTTATTGTATATATAGGATGTTAATTTAGTTCCGGATATTTGAGGAGGTATAGTTATAGTAGGACTCAAATGTCTAggtgataaattttattaaaattttaatagataattaAAGGATATAATATTGATAAGTTTTTAAAATGTGaatggataaataaaaactataatattatattttatataagaattgtaagttataaatttataaaaatgtattaacaattaaattgatAATGATTATTAAACAAAAGTAGTAAATCgaattttgattattatatttttgtcactctaaataattttactacAAACATTCATAAGTAtcactttaaatataattatgctatttatttaaaaaaaaaaatctcatctATTGAAAAATATTCAGATCAACAGGGATGAAAGTCAAGATAAAAAACATTTGTGCAAACTCAGTCAAAGTCAAattttcttattcccatatatTTTGTTAGTAAATAGTCCTAAAAAAGATGCAACTATAATCCCTGcaatactaaaaatattaaagtgtcgtatttttttttatcttatgaaTAGGATCATTTATAcgtttttaatttcttttttcttattttaataattaaattattatttattttataaattaaaaataaaataaaatgaaatataatttgtttcttCTTGTTAACAGAGTGTTGTGTGTGTATGGCTAAGTCGATAGTGGCAAAGGTTCTACTTAGAGATGATAATTAAACTCAAATTCAATagatattcataaaaataaaaaaaacttaaatgaaTAGGGTAAAAATCTATATAATGGATAATTATCCGtaaaattaagcgggtatgggtGCGAGTACGGGTACTATATTATCCACCTGGCACCtgcatttatataaatatattatttatttatttatttattatattagtgtttagtttaattaattattttcttatattttaacatctattaatatcgtTAGActactataatatttataattgaaagataaacgtttgcaaactttttaaaatttgattatgatgaatatgtaaataattatgACTTTATAACTAAAAGTTTCACCTTattaattgtgactttataattatacttgcaacttcctATTGATGATTTTTACAGATCTCGAATAATATTTAAGTGTGGATAATGGATATGAGTACCCACACTTAGATATTCAGAATTTAAAAGTaccattattaaaattgatacaaaatatggacactagatattttttttaaattaaacaaatataaagaCGAGCATTACAGTATTATATCCAAACTCTGCCGATTGTCGTCCTCCACTGTCTAATGAGTGACCGCAAACCCAATTCATCTTGTGTTtatcacttttatatatataaaagatatttatttcatttatatatatatagaaagttGTATATTTAGTTGATCCATATTACAAAGCATAAGATATTGGTTGACGCCTGTTTATCTTGCAATTCTGTTTTGTTCCACTTATGCGATTGCGATTCTGTTTTGTTCTACTTATGCGCTATTTGAGGACTTATAGCAagtttttagttaaataaaaatcattttttgttttaaataattcagaatttttaaaaaataattttttaattccaaatggtttattattataaaaatatttttcttaagatGATTTTAAATCtctttgtaaataaaataattttatatcattatgtcattaaatttctatttagtatataaaataattttatgtcaTTATGTCATTAAATCTCTCTCCAATGTTATGCATCTCTATTTCCTCCGTCCAATCTCTATTTAGGTAAACCGTTTCATAATTTTTGGATCTTATGTACAAATGTTTCAACTCTAATTTTGTGTACTATATAAGTCAAGTTAGCCACATTGTTCCATTGACCTTATGTTCAATTTATGTTTTGTATATTATATTCTCATAAAATCTAAGAAATAAACAACTCTCGTTGTTCTATTTTTCCCCCTACTTATTTCTCTTCATATATAGAGGCACTGCCATGAGGAAAACATACTTGACACTAGATATGGTGTGGAGGACATTGTGGTAATAGATCAAACCTGTATCAAATATATGTTGAAATTACTATAATGtgatacaatttatttatttatttttcaatatctaTTTGTGTTATTGATTACTTATGTCGGTAATCTTTGGATTGTCAGGTTATCGAAAGGACTACTAATTTGATAAAGGAAGAAATAGCTTAAGGACCTCGGTTGCTTttaataagttataaattaaattggtgaaaaatattaatttagagattaaattGCCGGTTTATTCATAATAATctacacaattttttaaatattttaattgtatatgaATATAATAAGTTGTTGttttaattcaattgaaaaGAAACTTTCAGtactataattaataattaagtaaaaatagatttgaaattCAACAAATAACTCTATTATTTCTTTATAAGACATACATCACTGTCTTTCGaaaatttatagataaattatctataatttgacaaagacaaaataaaatttatctttttatatacgTAAAACAAACCAACGAAACATGATAGGGAAACACTGCAATTTCTGTTTTGCAACtagtaacaataataaataaacaaataataccATAAAAGAACCACATCCATCATACTATATTactaacacacacacacacacacacacaaaatccAAGCTTAAAGTCCGAAGGTGGATCAAACATATTGAACAAAATATGCTAACCCAAATTTAGAACAACTAATTAATTCAACAATAAATCTAACACAAACTTacctaattttaaatttaattctcGATCTgagaaaacaatttaaaaaaaatgaagctaTTTCATCTCCTGCAGCGCGTGATAACAGAACATCCTCTAGAGTAAGGATGAACAGGTCCTCTAGCTTTGTAACAGTTGTGAGTATAATAAGATCTTCCAGAACGTGGTGGACACGGGATTCTGTTAGCAGAGAGTGCACCGTAAGATATGTAGTACTTCACTCTACTCCAGAATAAGGATCTTCTACTCAAATCACCACCGTCCATGTCTTCTTCATCGTAAAGTGACATTGTAGTTGGAAATTCTAAACTATCAGACATGAGATTCAAGGTTGTTTCTTCGATCTGTGCATCCACGCGCTTGTTGAGACTAAGAAAGAAACATACTAGAAATGTGAGAATGAGCTTGAGAAGAGTAGAGGAAGCCATGAGAAGAAGTGTGTGAAGttacaatgtttttttattttggttttgtgTTGATAGACAGGAACAGAGGTAGTCACATGGTGTTAAGCGCCAAAGATGGGAAATTAATGGTTTACAGTTGTCATTCATCAATGCATGTTTTTCCTCTGTGTTATGTTTCATGATGTGATGGTTGATGTTATTGGTTACGACGTCGTTTTGAGTAAAGAGTGTTGTCAGGATTATGTAGTTGATAGAACGGACGGTTGTGATGGGAGTGGTGTAGTGATGAGGTTGCGATGGAGTGTATTGTAGAATAGCTAGAGGGTTACCCTACGAAACGGTTTTGAATAAAGACGACGCGGATGGGACTGGTAACAACGGTGGTTTTAAATGACACTAATCACGGGACTGGGATTAGGTTTAGGAGTTGTGCGGTTTGTGATTGGTGCTTGTGAGTACGATCACAATAAAATCAATTAGACAGACGAAAAAATACAATTaggcatttttttaatttataattaattattaattttattaaagaaataaattgaattCACGGTCTTCTTTGTCTTTTGAATTCACTCAAATCATTATGTAAAATTATCTATTCGAAAACAAGAGAATGCTCATATCTTATTGCAGTGGCACATTTAGCAAAATTATCCTTCACACTTAAAATAAAGCATTTTGTATGCCTTGGtattgttttcattgttattgaaataattttgatcAATAGGTTCTGGCAAgaagttaaatgaatttaaataagTAGCAGAATCAATATTATCATCACAATAATCATTTTAGGAAAGTATGCAAAAGTATGTTATAAACAATGGCATTCCtagaaaaaattgacatttcCCTAGTATGCAAATCTTAAACAATGTATGCTTTTGTTTCAAACTCAaactcaagaaaaatacattttgtAGTTCTATGATTCAACTTAGTTCTATTTTGCAATAATATAGAAACACAACATAAGGATTCAAAACTTTTTAAATCTTGAAAACCAGGTCATTGTTTGTACAATAATTGAAAAAGGAGACATATTGTTAATGGAACATTAATGTAAACCGTTAATCAAATAAACACATTggacaacaaaagaacaaaaaaaatttagaccGATTAGCGTGAAACGACTAGCTCCTAGTTGAATAAGAATGAAAAAATCATGTACCAATCTTTGTAATTTTAGATTTGTTTTTtgtaagataaataaaaatatttttagagtaataatctaaaatacactacgaaaagaaaaaattgacaaaagtctTTCTATATTCAGAATAAGTGGTATAGAAGTAGTACTCACTCAAaaagaatcaaattttttaaaataggcGACTTCTGAAAAACTTGGGGTTAGGAAGATTATGTGTGGAGGTATGAAAGTAAAACTTTCCAGAAACATCTTTTCAAAATCAAAGCCCATATAGACTAGTATAGTGCCCTCACTTATTAGGGTACATAAGAGTAGCCCATTATTTGACCCAAAAAACAAGAGTAGCCCATTCTTCTCCTTCCATGACCATTGACCAGCATTTCATTCTAACCTTGAACCCCATGGAGCAAAAAAGGGAGCAGATTTTTTCTTATACGCGCAATTTTTTACAATTGTTATACTTAGTTTTTTGgaagtaaaaaaaagaaacaaacaacAAACATCTAATAGAATATAGTAGAAGTAGAACGATGTTTTTCAAATGCAACAAAGTTGAGGGTG
This region of Cicer arietinum cultivar CDC Frontier isolate Library 1 chromosome 8, Cicar.CDCFrontier_v2.0, whole genome shotgun sequence genomic DNA includes:
- the LOC101502416 gene encoding mitogen-activated protein kinase kinase kinase 20-like; this encodes MNWVRGPSLGSGTFATVDLAIHTQHSVNFPSLTAVKSAYAYNSYYLLNEKHILDRLGSSPFIVKCFGHDQTLENGVKFYNIFLEYAAGGTLSDQLKNHGGKFPETLVRRYTKSIVKGLKHIHENGFVHCDLKLQNILVFDDDNIKISDFGLSKAKGLKLCENWECRGTPMFMSPESVNDNVYESPTDIWALGCTVVEMVTGKSAWNVGDNDNIWSLFVRIGIGEELPLIPNELSDEGKDFLEKCFVKDHLKRWNAEMLLKHPFIFEDDETISSSSSDSGESDDEIIFTISDNQLRFSFNGLFQF
- the LOC101490551 gene encoding protein RALF-like 34, which encodes MASSTLLKLILTFLVCFFLSLNKRVDAQIEETTLNLMSDSLEFPTTMSLYDEEDMDGGDLSRRSLFWSRVKYYISYGALSANRIPCPPRSGRSYYTHNCYKARGPVHPYSRGCSVITRCRR